The following proteins come from a genomic window of Manduca sexta isolate Smith_Timp_Sample1 chromosome 6, JHU_Msex_v1.0, whole genome shotgun sequence:
- the LOC115447301 gene encoding pseudouridine-5'-phosphatase, with translation MQYKKVTHVIFDLDGLLINSEELYTESFSRVCAKYGKVFTWDLKSKLLGFQGQECADIIIKTLELPVTREQFMKECSQVNQEVFTNVELMPGAKKLVEHLHNRGIPIALATSSSRESVDLKMKNHKGLLQLFHHLTMGTSDPEVTKGKPDPCIFLVCASRFDEKPESENCLVFEDAVNGVKAACAANMPVVAVPDPRIDPQQLENATLVLKSLEDFQPELFGLPSYD, from the exons ATGCAGTATAAAAAAGTAACGCATGTTATATTCGATTTGGACGGTTTAttgataa attctgAAGAATTATACACTGAATCTTTTTCTCGAGTGTGTGCTAAGTATGGCAAAGTATTCACATGGGACCTGAAATCGAAATTATTAGGATTCCAAGGTCAAGAATGTGCTGATATCATAATTAAGACCTTGGAATTGCCTGTTACCAGGGAACAGTTTATGAAGGAATGTTCACAGGTGAATCAAGAGGTATTTACTAATGTGGAACTAATGCCAG GTGCAAAAAAGTTAGTTGAGCATTTACATAACAGAGGCATACCTATAGCACTAGCTACAAGCTCAAGCAGAGAAAGTGTGGACTTGAAGATGAAGAACCATAAAGGCTTGTTGCAATTGTTCCACCACCTCACTATGGGCACTTCAGACCCTGAGGTCACCAAGGGAAAGCCTGACCCGTGCATATTTCTAGTTTGTGCCTCCAGATTTGATGAGAAGCCTGAATCTGAAAAT TGCCTGGTATTTGAAGATGCAGTTAATGGAGTTAAAGCTGCTTGCGCTGCCAACATGCCTGTGGTGGCAGTACCTGATCCAAGAATAGACCCACAACAATTAGAAAATGCTACACTAGTACTGAAATCATTAGAAGATTTCCAACCAGAACTATTTGGCCTACCATCTTATGACTAA